A window of Streptomyces sp. SAI-127 contains these coding sequences:
- the pepN gene encoding aminopeptidase N, whose product MPGTNLTRDEARQRATLLSVESYEIDLDLSGAQEGGTYRSVTTVRFDVTENGAESFIDLVAPTVHEVTLNGDALDPAEVFADSRIALPGLLEGRNILRVVADAAYTNTGEGLHRFVDPVDQQAYLYTQFEVPDARRVFASFEQPDLKATFQFTVKAPNGWTVVSNSPTPEPKDDVWVFEPTPRISSYITALIVGPYHSVHSVYEKDGQSVPLGIYCRPSLAEHLDSDAIFEVTRQGFEWFQEKFDYAYPFKKYDQLFVPEFNAGAMENAGAVTIRDQYVFRSKVTDAAYEMRAETILHELAHMWFGDLVTMEWWNDLWLNESFATYTSIACQAYAPDSRWPHSWTTFANSMKTWAYRQDQLPSTHPIMAEIRDLDDVLVNFDGITYAKGASVLKQLVAYVGMDEFFGGVQAYFKRHAFGNTRLSDLLGALEETSGRDLGNWSQKWLQTAGINILRPELETDANGVITSFAIRQEAPALPAGAKGEPTLRPHRIAVGLYELDDASGKLVRDERVELDVDGELTAVPQLVGKRRPAVVLLNDDDLSYAKVRLDDQSLAFVTEHLGDFESSLPRALCWASAWDMTRDAELATRDYLSLVLSGIGKESDIGVVQSLHRQVKLAIELYAAPTAREALLTRWTDATLAHLRSAAAGSDHQLAWARAFAATARTPEQLDLLEGLLGGSEVVEGLAVDTELRWAFVQRLAAVGRYDESEIAGEYERDKTAAGERHAATARASRPTEEAKSEAWAQVVESDKLPNAVQEAVIGGFVQTDQRELLAPYTDKYFEVVKDIWESRSHEIAQQIAVGLYPSLQVSRETLDRTDAWLASAEPNAALRRLVSESRAGVERALKAQAADAQAGQ is encoded by the coding sequence GTGCCTGGCACAAACCTGACTCGCGACGAAGCTCGGCAGCGGGCGACGCTGCTCAGCGTCGAGTCCTACGAGATCGATCTCGACCTCTCCGGCGCGCAGGAGGGCGGTACCTACCGGTCCGTGACCACGGTGCGCTTCGACGTCACCGAGAACGGCGCCGAGTCCTTCATCGACCTGGTGGCCCCCACGGTCCACGAGGTGACGCTGAACGGGGACGCCCTCGACCCGGCGGAGGTCTTCGCTGACTCCCGTATCGCCCTGCCGGGCCTGCTGGAGGGACGCAACATCCTGCGGGTCGTCGCCGACGCCGCATACACCAACACCGGTGAGGGCCTGCACCGCTTCGTCGACCCTGTCGACCAGCAGGCCTATCTGTACACCCAGTTCGAGGTGCCGGACGCCCGCCGCGTTTTCGCCTCGTTCGAGCAGCCGGACCTGAAGGCCACCTTCCAGTTCACCGTGAAGGCGCCGAACGGCTGGACCGTCGTCTCCAACTCCCCGACGCCGGAGCCGAAGGACGACGTCTGGGTCTTCGAGCCGACCCCGCGGATCTCGTCGTACATCACGGCCCTGATCGTCGGCCCGTACCACTCCGTGCACAGCGTGTACGAGAAGGACGGCCAGTCCGTCCCGCTGGGCATCTACTGCCGCCCCTCGCTCGCGGAACACCTCGACTCGGACGCCATCTTCGAGGTGACCCGGCAGGGCTTCGAGTGGTTCCAGGAGAAGTTCGACTACGCGTACCCGTTCAAGAAGTACGACCAGCTGTTCGTGCCGGAGTTCAACGCGGGCGCGATGGAGAACGCCGGCGCGGTGACCATCCGCGACCAGTACGTCTTCCGGTCCAAGGTGACGGACGCCGCGTACGAGATGCGCGCCGAGACCATCCTCCACGAGCTGGCCCACATGTGGTTCGGCGACCTGGTCACCATGGAGTGGTGGAACGACCTGTGGCTGAACGAGTCGTTCGCCACCTACACCTCCATCGCCTGCCAGGCGTACGCCCCGGACAGCCGGTGGCCGCACTCCTGGACCACGTTCGCCAACTCCATGAAGACGTGGGCGTACCGCCAGGACCAGCTGCCGTCCACGCACCCGATCATGGCCGAGATCCGCGACCTGGACGACGTGCTGGTCAACTTCGACGGCATCACGTACGCCAAGGGTGCGAGCGTCCTCAAGCAGCTCGTCGCCTACGTCGGCATGGACGAGTTCTTCGGCGGCGTGCAGGCGTACTTCAAGCGCCACGCGTTCGGCAACACCCGCCTGTCCGACCTGCTGGGCGCGCTGGAGGAGACGTCCGGACGCGACCTGGGCAACTGGTCGCAGAAGTGGCTGCAGACGGCCGGCATCAACATCCTGCGCCCGGAGCTCGAGACGGACGCGAACGGCGTCATCACCTCCTTCGCGATCCGCCAGGAGGCCCCGGCGCTGCCCGCGGGCGCGAAGGGTGAGCCGACCCTGCGTCCGCACCGCATCGCGGTCGGCCTTTACGAACTCGACGACGCCAGCGGCAAGCTGGTCCGCGACGAGCGCGTCGAACTGGACGTCGACGGCGAGCTGACGGCCGTACCGCAGCTGGTCGGCAAGCGCCGTCCGGCGGTCGTGCTCCTCAACGACGACGACCTGTCGTACGCCAAGGTCCGCCTCGACGACCAGTCGCTGGCCTTCGTGACCGAGCACCTCGGCGACTTCGAGTCCTCGCTGCCGCGCGCGCTGTGCTGGGCGTCGGCGTGGGACATGACGAGGGACGCGGAGCTCGCGACCCGCGACTACCTCTCGCTGGTCCTCTCCGGTATCGGCAAGGAGTCCGACATCGGTGTCGTGCAGTCGCTGCACCGGCAGGTGAAGCTGGCGATCGAGCTGTACGCCGCCCCCACCGCCCGTGAGGCCCTGCTGACCCGCTGGACCGACGCCACGCTGGCCCATCTGCGGTCCGCGGCGGCGGGCAGCGACCACCAGCTGGCGTGGGCGCGGGCGTTCGCGGCGACGGCCCGTACGCCGGAGCAGCTGGACCTCCTGGAGGGACTGCTCGGCGGATCGGAGGTCGTCGAGGGCCTGGCCGTCGACACCGAGCTGCGCTGGGCGTTCGTCCAGCGGCTGGCCGCCGTGGGCCGCTACGACGAGTCGGAGATCGCCGGCGAGTACGAGCGGGACAAGACGGCGGCGGGCGAGCGCCATGCGGCGACCGCCCGTGCCTCGCGGCCGACCGAGGAGGCGAAGTCGGAGGCCTGGGCACAGGTCGTCGAGTCCGACAAGCTGCCCAACGCCGTCCAGGAGGCCGTCATCGGAGGCTTCGTCCAGACCGATCAGCGTGAGCTGCTCGCGCCGTACACGGACAAGTACTTCGAGGTGGTCAAGGACATCTGGGAGTCCCGCTCGCACGAGATCGCCCAGCAGATCGCGGTCGGCCTCTACCCCTCGCTCCAGGTCTCCCGGGAGACCCTGGACAGGACGGACGCCTGGCTGGCCTCGGCCGAGCCCAACGCGGCCCTGCGGCGGCTCGTCTCCGAGTCCCGCGCGGGCGTGGAGCGAGCGCTGAAGGCCCAGGCCGCGGACGCGCAGGCCGGGCAGTAG
- a CDS encoding DUF1203 domain-containing protein, which produces MTTYTARPVEPRVLKQLRTADDAGRPPAPFTDDEGGAPLRCCLRRSEPGERIALVSYAPLRRWAAETGARPGAYDEQGPVFIHAGECAGPAAGDGFPFADAHRTVRRYSADGHILGGRLVGAVGDDAFRNAFDDPSVALVHVRAVEYGCFLYEVRRPSA; this is translated from the coding sequence ATGACGACCTACACCGCACGCCCCGTCGAACCGCGGGTCCTCAAGCAGCTCCGCACCGCCGACGACGCCGGCCGCCCCCCGGCCCCGTTCACCGACGACGAGGGCGGGGCGCCGCTGCGCTGCTGTCTGCGCCGCAGCGAGCCCGGCGAGCGGATCGCCCTCGTCTCCTACGCCCCCCTGCGCCGCTGGGCGGCCGAGACCGGCGCGCGTCCGGGGGCGTACGACGAGCAGGGCCCCGTCTTCATCCACGCCGGGGAGTGCGCGGGGCCGGCGGCCGGGGACGGATTCCCCTTCGCCGACGCGCACCGGACCGTCCGCCGCTACTCCGCCGACGGGCACATCCTGGGCGGCCGGCTGGTCGGGGCCGTCGGCGACGACGCCTTCCGAAACGCGTTCGACGACCCGTCCGTGGCGCTCGTCCACGTCCGGGCCGTCGAATACGGCTGTTTCCTCTACGAGGTGCGCAGGCCCTCGGCCTAG
- a CDS encoding aspartate-semialdehyde dehydrogenase: MRVGIVGATGQVGTVMRGILKERDFPVTELRLFASARSAGSVLDGVTVEDAATADYTGLDIVLFSAGGATSKALAEKVASQGAVVIDNSSAWRKDPEVPLVVSEVNPHAIADRPKGIIANPNCTTMAAMPVLKVLDTEAGLQTLIATTYQAVSGSGLAGVAELHGQVQKVAADADKLTHDGGAVDFPEPQVYKRPIAFNVLPFAGNLVEDGLNETDEEQKLRNESRKILELPELKVSGTCVRVPVFSGHSLQVNARFARPITPERATELLAGAPGVTLSDIPTPLQAAGQDASFVGRIRRDETVEHGLALFISNDNLRKGAALNAVQIAELVAAELKG, encoded by the coding sequence GTGAGGGTCGGAATCGTCGGAGCCACCGGACAGGTCGGCACGGTCATGCGCGGGATCCTCAAGGAGCGCGACTTCCCGGTCACGGAGCTGCGCCTGTTCGCCTCGGCGCGCTCGGCGGGGTCGGTCCTGGACGGCGTGACGGTGGAGGACGCGGCGACGGCCGACTACACCGGCCTGGACATCGTGCTGTTCTCGGCGGGCGGGGCCACGTCCAAGGCTCTGGCCGAGAAGGTCGCCTCGCAGGGCGCGGTAGTGATCGACAACTCCTCGGCCTGGCGCAAGGACCCCGAGGTCCCGCTGGTCGTCTCCGAGGTGAACCCGCACGCGATCGCGGACCGCCCCAAGGGGATCATCGCCAACCCGAACTGCACCACCATGGCCGCCATGCCGGTCCTGAAGGTGCTGGACACGGAGGCGGGCCTGCAGACGCTGATCGCCACCACCTACCAGGCGGTGTCCGGCTCGGGCCTCGCGGGCGTGGCGGAGCTGCACGGCCAGGTGCAGAAGGTCGCCGCCGACGCGGACAAGCTCACCCACGACGGCGGGGCGGTCGACTTCCCCGAGCCGCAGGTCTACAAGCGCCCCATCGCCTTCAACGTCCTGCCCTTCGCGGGCAACCTCGTCGAGGACGGCCTGAACGAGACCGACGAGGAGCAGAAGCTCCGCAACGAGTCCCGCAAGATCCTGGAGCTCCCCGAGCTGAAGGTCTCCGGCACCTGCGTGCGCGTCCCGGTCTTCTCCGGCCACTCCCTCCAGGTCAACGCCCGCTTCGCCCGCCCGATCACCCCGGAGCGCGCGACGGAGCTCCTGGCGGGCGCCCCCGGCGTGACCCTCTCCGACATCCCGACCCCCCTCCAGGCCGCCGGCCAGGACGCCTCCTTCGTCGGCCGCATCCGCCGCGACGAGACGGTCGAGCACGGACTCGCTCTCTTCATCTCCAACGACAACCTCCGCAAGGGCGCCGCGCTGAACGCGGTGCAGATCGCGGAGCTGGTGGCGGCCGAGCTCAAGGGCTAG
- a CDS encoding S8 family serine peptidase, with protein sequence MTLTPQHPPISGARRVARIAVAAGLVAALSAAGPIPMAFSAAADDAPAASDPGLKSADEKLGSDDADALAEAKADGAKNITLMVATAPGKTEQVAEELDAVKGGLVGLTYDKLGYVRATVPTAKADSAIAAAAKLSSVHGIDVKQDIPLDDPTPSADTAKGAASKATKAYPAPSAKTPAENPYNPSFETGAVDFVEDHPKADGRGVTIGILDSGVDLGHPALQKTTTGERKIVDWVTATDPVTDGDATWRRMTTAVSGPSFTFDGRTWTAPAGSYQVNLFREAATTGGDAKGDANRDGDTTDTWGVLYDKAAGTVRVDLNNNQNFGDDTPMKPYKDGYQVGYFGTDDPSTDVAERQPFVVEIRKDVVFDAAGNKADYVNIGVIESEHGTHVAGITAAKGLFGGRMNGAAPGAKLVSSRACTWTGGCTNVALTEGMIDLVVNRGVDIVNMSIGGLPALNDGNNARAELYTRLIDTYGVQLVISAGNSGPGANTIGDPGLADKVISVGATISKATWAANYGSAVEKKYAMMPFSSRGPREDGGFTPTLSAPGAAINTTQTWLPGSPVAESGYTLPAGYSMLQGTSMASPQATGASALLLSAAKQKHLALTPATLRTALTSTADHIKGVQAYEEGAGLIDIVDAWDAIKDGATAHDYTVKAPVDTAIDQLLKTPGYGTGLYDREGGLKAGQKKTYDVTITRTSGADKAIPHELHFANNAGDTFRILGKDDVRLPLNQPVTVKVQAQPRSAGLKSAILEVDDPRTEGVDEQILTTVVVSAPVKYTYTASNTVQRNSTQSYFVTVPAGAKSLEVAIGGLKDKSQTRFIAIHPYGVPVDNTGTPYCYNNYLDGNGCKPDTRSYADPQAGVWEIEVESRRTSPLLDNPYKLDVAVYGALFDPETVTVPEAKVGTPATASWKVTNTLAAIDGKLAGGPLGSSKTARPTIAEGATQTTTVEVPAGAKSLDVAIGNVSDVSADLDLTVYDASGAVVGQAADGDSEEAVSVASPAAGTYTIEVAGYSVPAGSTAYDYQDVFFSSTLGTVTVSDAPVKLATGASTTVSGSVTALAAAPAGREFFGQVSLVNARGTVAGVGNVKIEKVTP encoded by the coding sequence ATGACCCTCACCCCCCAGCACCCTCCGATATCGGGCGCGAGACGTGTGGCGCGCATAGCGGTGGCCGCCGGTCTGGTCGCCGCGCTCTCCGCGGCGGGGCCGATACCCATGGCCTTCTCCGCCGCCGCGGACGACGCCCCCGCCGCCTCCGACCCGGGCCTGAAGTCCGCCGACGAGAAGCTCGGTTCGGACGACGCCGACGCACTCGCCGAGGCCAAGGCCGACGGCGCCAAGAACATCACGCTGATGGTCGCCACCGCCCCGGGGAAGACCGAGCAGGTCGCCGAGGAGCTGGACGCGGTCAAGGGCGGCCTGGTGGGCCTCACGTACGACAAGCTCGGTTACGTCCGGGCGACCGTTCCCACCGCGAAGGCGGACTCGGCCATCGCCGCCGCCGCGAAGCTCTCCTCCGTGCACGGCATCGACGTCAAGCAGGACATCCCGCTGGACGACCCGACGCCGAGCGCCGACACCGCCAAGGGCGCCGCGAGCAAGGCCACGAAGGCCTACCCGGCGCCGAGCGCGAAGACCCCCGCCGAGAACCCGTACAACCCGTCCTTCGAGACGGGCGCCGTCGACTTCGTGGAGGACCACCCGAAGGCGGACGGCCGCGGTGTCACGATCGGCATCCTGGACTCCGGCGTGGACCTCGGCCACCCGGCGCTGCAGAAGACCACCACCGGTGAGCGGAAGATCGTCGACTGGGTGACCGCGACCGACCCGGTCACCGACGGTGACGCCACCTGGCGGCGCATGACCACCGCGGTCTCCGGCCCGAGCTTCACCTTCGACGGCCGCACCTGGACGGCGCCCGCCGGGTCGTACCAGGTCAACCTGTTCCGCGAGGCCGCGACCACGGGCGGCGACGCCAAGGGCGACGCGAACCGCGACGGGGACACCACCGACACCTGGGGCGTGCTGTACGACAAGGCCGCCGGGACCGTCCGGGTCGACCTGAACAACAACCAGAACTTCGGCGACGACACGCCGATGAAGCCCTACAAGGACGGCTACCAGGTCGGGTACTTCGGCACCGACGACCCGTCGACCGACGTGGCCGAGCGCCAGCCGTTCGTCGTCGAGATCCGCAAGGACGTCGTCTTCGACGCCGCCGGCAACAAGGCCGACTACGTCAACATCGGCGTCATCGAGTCCGAGCACGGCACCCACGTGGCCGGCATCACCGCCGCCAAGGGCCTGTTCGGCGGCCGGATGAACGGCGCGGCCCCGGGCGCGAAGCTCGTCTCCTCCCGTGCCTGCACCTGGACCGGCGGCTGCACCAACGTGGCGCTGACCGAGGGCATGATCGACCTCGTCGTCAACCGCGGCGTCGACATCGTCAACATGTCGATCGGCGGCCTGCCGGCGCTCAACGACGGCAACAACGCGCGCGCCGAGCTCTACACGCGCCTCATCGACACCTACGGCGTCCAGCTGGTGATCTCCGCGGGCAACTCCGGCCCCGGCGCGAACACCATCGGCGACCCGGGCCTGGCCGACAAGGTCATCTCGGTCGGCGCGACCATCTCCAAGGCGACCTGGGCCGCCAACTACGGCTCGGCCGTGGAGAAGAAGTACGCGATGATGCCGTTCTCCTCGCGCGGTCCGCGTGAGGACGGCGGCTTCACGCCGACCCTGTCCGCCCCGGGTGCGGCCATCAACACCACGCAGACCTGGCTGCCGGGCTCCCCGGTCGCCGAGTCGGGCTACACCCTGCCGGCCGGCTACTCGATGCTCCAGGGCACCTCGATGGCCTCCCCGCAGGCCACGGGCGCGTCCGCGCTGCTGCTGAGCGCCGCCAAGCAGAAGCACCTCGCGCTGACGCCCGCCACCCTGCGCACCGCCCTGACCTCGACCGCCGACCACATCAAGGGTGTGCAGGCGTACGAGGAGGGCGCGGGCCTCATCGACATCGTGGACGCCTGGGACGCCATCAAGGACGGCGCCACCGCCCACGACTACACCGTGAAGGCCCCGGTCGACACCGCGATCGACCAGCTCCTGAAGACCCCGGGCTACGGCACCGGTCTCTACGACCGCGAGGGCGGTCTGAAGGCCGGTCAGAAGAAGACGTACGACGTCACCATCACCCGTACGTCCGGCGCGGACAAGGCGATCCCGCACGAGCTGCACTTCGCGAACAACGCCGGTGACACCTTCCGGATCCTCGGCAAGGACGACGTCAGGCTCCCGCTGAACCAGCCGGTGACCGTCAAGGTCCAGGCCCAGCCGAGGTCCGCGGGCCTCAAGAGCGCGATCCTGGAGGTCGACGACCCGAGGACCGAGGGCGTCGATGAGCAGATCCTGACCACGGTCGTCGTCTCGGCGCCGGTGAAGTACACCTACACCGCCTCGAACACCGTGCAGCGCAACAGCACCCAGTCGTACTTCGTGACCGTCCCCGCGGGCGCCAAGTCCCTCGAGGTCGCGATCGGCGGGCTGAAGGACAAGAGCCAGACCCGGTTCATCGCCATCCACCCCTACGGCGTCCCGGTCGACAACACCGGCACCCCGTACTGCTACAACAACTACCTCGACGGCAACGGCTGCAAGCCCGACACGCGTTCGTACGCGGACCCGCAGGCCGGTGTCTGGGAGATCGAGGTCGAGTCGCGCCGCACCTCGCCGCTGCTCGACAACCCGTACAAGCTGGACGTCGCCGTCTACGGCGCGCTCTTCGACCCGGAGACCGTGACCGTCCCCGAGGCCAAGGTCGGCACCCCGGCCACCGCCTCCTGGAAGGTGACCAACACGCTCGCCGCGATCGACGGCAAGCTGGCCGGCGGCCCGCTCGGCTCGTCCAAGACGGCCCGTCCCACCATCGCCGAGGGCGCCACCCAGACCACCACGGTCGAGGTGCCCGCGGGCGCGAAGTCGCTCGACGTCGCCATCGGCAACGTCTCGGACGTCTCCGCCGACCTGGACCTGACGGTCTACGACGCCTCCGGCGCCGTGGTCGGCCAGGCCGCCGACGGGGACTCGGAGGAGGCCGTCTCGGTCGCCTCGCCCGCCGCCGGCACGTACACCATCGAGGTCGCCGGCTACTCGGTCCCGGCCGGCTCCACGGCGTACGACTACCAGGACGTGTTCTTCTCCAGCACCCTGGGCACGGTCACCGTCTCCGACGCGCCGGTGAAGCTCGCCACGGGCGCCTCGACGACCGTCTCCGGCAGCGTCACCGCCCTGGCGGCCGCCCCGGCGGGCCGTGAGTTCTTCGGCCAGGTCAGCCTCGTCAACGCGCGCGGCACGGTCGCGGGTGTGGGCAACGTGAAGATCGAGAAGGTCACGCCGTAA
- a CDS encoding transposase, with product MKLVVQVRLLPTPEQAAALEATLHACNEAASWVSNVALARGEFKNFALRQHTYDTVKSRWGLGAQAAQHVIKKTCDAYTTLKANLKSGNLGRPGSQRYRRATEKPISFRPQGAQPYDDRMLSWQIPGRTVSIWTTAGRVKSVAFTASAEQLATLALYRKGESDLLERDGMWFLNATCEVPQAPLNTEPVDFLGIDLGIVNIATTSDGEILAGRELNRLRTRERSLRAKLQKKSTPSAKRRLRKRRRKEARRAKDINHKIAKHVVAEAERTGRGIALEDLTGIRERVRLRKPQRATHSSWAFHQLGQFIAYKARRAGVPVVHVDPAYTSRTCAECGHIDKANRISQAWFTCRSCGFVDHADSNSSRNIRARAWELWRRGAQSTAPAPPRTPRGGTGRKRSITASDARCASPAL from the coding sequence GTGAAGCTGGTGGTGCAGGTCAGGCTGCTGCCGACGCCCGAGCAGGCGGCGGCACTGGAGGCAACCCTGCACGCCTGCAACGAGGCCGCCTCCTGGGTGAGCAATGTGGCCCTCGCGCGCGGGGAGTTCAAGAACTTCGCCCTGCGCCAGCACACCTACGACACCGTCAAGTCCCGCTGGGGGCTGGGCGCCCAGGCAGCCCAGCACGTCATCAAGAAGACGTGCGATGCGTACACCACACTGAAAGCGAACCTGAAGTCCGGAAACCTCGGCAGGCCCGGCTCCCAGCGCTACCGCCGGGCCACCGAGAAGCCGATCTCCTTCCGCCCGCAGGGTGCGCAACCCTACGACGACCGCATGCTGTCCTGGCAGATCCCTGGCCGCACGGTCTCGATCTGGACCACCGCCGGGCGGGTCAAGAGCGTGGCATTCACCGCTTCCGCGGAGCAGCTGGCCACCCTGGCCCTGTACCGCAAGGGCGAGTCCGACCTGCTGGAGCGGGACGGCATGTGGTTCCTGAACGCCACCTGCGAAGTCCCCCAAGCGCCGCTGAACACGGAGCCGGTGGACTTCCTCGGGATCGACCTGGGCATCGTGAACATCGCCACCACCTCCGACGGCGAGATCCTGGCCGGGCGCGAGCTCAACCGGCTCCGCACGCGCGAGCGCAGCCTGCGTGCCAAGCTGCAGAAGAAGAGCACCCCGTCCGCCAAGCGCCGGCTGAGGAAGCGGCGGCGCAAGGAGGCGCGGCGGGCGAAGGACATCAACCACAAGATCGCGAAACATGTGGTGGCCGAGGCAGAACGCACCGGTCGCGGGATCGCCCTGGAGGATCTGACGGGGATCCGCGAGCGGGTACGGCTTCGCAAGCCCCAACGGGCCACCCATTCCAGCTGGGCCTTCCACCAGCTGGGGCAGTTCATCGCGTACAAGGCCCGCCGCGCGGGGGTGCCGGTGGTGCACGTCGATCCGGCGTACACCTCCCGCACCTGCGCCGAATGCGGCCACATCGACAAGGCGAACCGCATCTCCCAGGCCTGGTTCACGTGCCGGAGCTGCGGATTCGTTGATCACGCAGACAGCAACAGCTCCCGCAACATCCGCGCCAGAGCGTGGGAGTTGTGGCGACGCGGGGCCCAGTCAACGGCCCCTGCCCCGCCCCGGACACCTCGGGGCGGTACTGGACGCAAACGCAGCATCACCGCCAGTGATGCCCGTTGTGCAAGCCCGGCGCTTTAG
- a CDS encoding TIGR03767 family metallophosphoesterase, producing the protein MSRIRSVASTTLGVHRRTVLAAAGAAAVSTGVGYALRPTDSQAATTAGHAEAPVAQSVHKAAPVEAPLAPYTRGTTVASIAAPRTSSGYRRLGDGAGWSRKVRSDLAAPKAGRAGRRTPLAAFVQLTDLHLMDSQHPLRLEYLRSTDVHAWRPQEALTVPGAISLVERINALRGAPATGAPLQFAMTTGDNTDNNSRTELDWFLTVMSGGRITPNSGDPRHYEGVQNSGLKQYWQPDSSTRDADKQLGFPHLTGYLAAAIRELNSPGLNIPWYSTVGNHDSLPLGCYGHGDSWLAEYAVGGKKLMSLPASESKKLQDMIRKASDPQGHAFRDLLKAHARNMRSVTPDERRAPYTARDYLAAHLDPAHRGVGPVGHGYSTANLDAGTQYYSFRIADDVIGVSLDTTDPGGHYQGSIGAKQLRWLDRTLRENKDSYVVVFSHHTSDSMDNTRPDPAHPGERRYGGQDVVALLASHRNVLAWVNGHIHRNVITAHSAPDGRSFWEISTASHIDFPHLARVIELTDNKDGTISVFTTLVESAAPHRTDFADLSQTGLAALYRELAYNAPGSSNKLGGGSGDRNTELVLKKGSTAQR; encoded by the coding sequence ATGTCGCGCATACGCTCTGTCGCCAGCACCACGCTGGGGGTCCACCGCCGCACCGTCCTCGCCGCCGCAGGCGCGGCCGCCGTCTCCACGGGCGTCGGCTACGCCCTGCGGCCCACCGACAGCCAGGCCGCGACGACCGCAGGCCACGCCGAGGCGCCGGTGGCCCAGTCCGTCCACAAGGCCGCTCCGGTCGAGGCCCCCCTCGCCCCCTACACCCGCGGCACCACCGTCGCCTCGATCGCCGCCCCGCGCACGAGCTCCGGCTACCGGCGGCTGGGCGACGGCGCCGGCTGGAGCCGCAAGGTGCGTTCCGACCTCGCCGCCCCGAAGGCCGGGCGGGCCGGCCGCCGTACCCCGCTGGCCGCGTTCGTGCAGCTCACCGACCTGCATCTGATGGACAGCCAGCACCCGTTGCGCCTGGAGTACCTGCGCTCGACCGATGTGCACGCCTGGCGGCCCCAGGAGGCGCTGACCGTGCCGGGCGCGATCTCGCTCGTCGAGCGGATCAACGCGCTGCGGGGCGCCCCCGCCACCGGCGCCCCGCTCCAGTTCGCGATGACGACCGGCGACAACACCGACAACAACTCCCGCACCGAGCTGGACTGGTTCCTCACCGTCATGAGCGGCGGCCGCATCACCCCCAACTCCGGGGACCCGCGCCACTACGAGGGCGTCCAGAACAGCGGCCTCAAGCAGTACTGGCAGCCCGACTCGAGCACCCGCGACGCCGACAAGCAGCTCGGCTTCCCGCACCTGACGGGCTATCTGGCCGCCGCGATCCGGGAGCTCAACAGCCCCGGCCTCAACATCCCCTGGTACTCCACGGTCGGCAACCACGACAGCCTGCCGCTTGGCTGCTACGGCCACGGCGACTCCTGGCTCGCCGAATACGCCGTCGGCGGCAAGAAGCTCATGTCGCTGCCCGCGTCCGAGTCGAAGAAGCTCCAGGACATGATCAGGAAGGCCAGTGACCCCCAGGGCCACGCCTTCCGCGACCTGCTCAAGGCGCACGCCCGGAACATGCGCTCGGTCACCCCCGACGAGCGGCGCGCCCCCTACACCGCCCGCGACTACCTCGCGGCCCACCTCGACCCCGCGCACCGGGGCGTGGGCCCGGTCGGCCACGGCTACTCCACCGCCAACCTCGACGCGGGCACCCAGTACTACAGCTTCCGCATCGCCGACGACGTCATCGGCGTCAGCCTCGACACCACCGACCCGGGCGGTCACTACCAGGGGTCCATCGGCGCCAAGCAACTCCGGTGGCTGGACCGGACGCTGCGGGAGAACAAGGACTCCTACGTGGTCGTCTTCAGTCACCACACCAGCGACTCGATGGACAACACCCGCCCCGACCCGGCCCACCCGGGCGAGCGGCGGTACGGCGGCCAGGACGTCGTCGCCCTCCTCGCCAGTCACCGCAACGTCCTCGCCTGGGTCAACGGCCACATCCACCGCAATGTGATCACCGCCCATTCCGCCCCCGACGGCCGTTCCTTCTGGGAGATCTCCACCGCCTCCCACATCGACTTCCCGCACCTCGCCCGGGTCATCGAGCTGACCGACAACAAGGACGGCACGATCTCGGTCTTCACCACCCTGGTCGAGTCCGCGGCCCCCCACCGCACCGACTTCGCCGACCTCTCCCAGACCGGCCTCGCGGCCCTCTACCGCGAACTGGCCTACAACGCCCCCGGTTCCAGCAACAAGCTCGGCGGCGGCTCGGGGGACCGGAACACGGAGCTGGTACTGAAGAAGGGGTCAACTGCCCAACGCTAA
- a CDS encoding NUDIX hydrolase, whose amino-acid sequence MRKTLRVAAYAICVRDGQILLARWIDGGRPEWTLPGGGMEHGEDPHDTVLREVEEETGYRVEATGLLGVRSHRPPLRRRFGRTVDHHGVGLVYEARITGGELRFEVGGSTDMAQWHDLDAVPGLNRVPLVDFGLRLWRERPMAGRPAE is encoded by the coding sequence ATGCGCAAGACGTTGAGGGTGGCGGCCTACGCCATATGCGTCCGCGACGGACAGATCCTGCTCGCCCGCTGGATCGACGGCGGCCGGCCGGAGTGGACGCTGCCGGGCGGCGGCATGGAGCACGGTGAGGACCCCCACGACACCGTCCTGCGGGAGGTGGAGGAGGAGACGGGCTACCGCGTCGAGGCCACCGGCCTGCTCGGTGTCAGGTCCCACCGGCCCCCGCTCCGCCGCCGCTTCGGCCGCACCGTCGACCACCACGGCGTGGGGCTCGTGTACGAGGCCCGCATCACCGGCGGCGAGCTGCGGTTCGAGGTCGGCGGCTCCACGGACATGGCCCAGTGGCACGACCTCGACGCGGTACCCGGGCTGAACCGGGTGCCGCTGGTCGACTTCGGCCTGCGGCTGTGGCGGGAGCGGCCGATGGCCGGGCGGCCCGCGGAATAG